DNA from Acidobacteriota bacterium:
TCTCCTGGAGAGCCTGAAGGAAAGGCTGACGCGCGACTCCAAGGCGCCGCCCCCGGAAAGGCGCCCCTATCTCGCCAAGCCGCCCCAAGTGAACGTGCTCAGGGCCCTCGACCTGGGAAAGAAGGTCGAGGAGAGTCGGTACGAAAAAGCCCTGAAGAAGAAACAGGCCGAACTCTCCTTCCTCTCGCGCCGGCTGTACGAGGAGAAGCGGTCCTTGATTCTGGTCTTCGAGGGTCCGGACGCCGCTGGCAAGGGAGGCGCCATCCGGCGTCTCACGGCGGCCATGGACATGCGCAATGCGCGGCACATCTCCATCGCAGCCCCCACCGAGGAGGAGCGCGCCCACCCGTACCTGTGGCGATTCTGGCGCCACCTCCCCCGGCTCGGACGAGTGACCATCTTCGACCGGTCCTGGTACGGACGGGTGCTGGTGGAGCGGGTGGAGGGGTTCTGCACGATGGCGGAATGGCAGCGGGCCTACGCGGAGATCAACGGGTTCGAAGAGGAGCTGGCGCAGTTCGGCCACATTCTGATCAAGTTCTGGTTGGCCATCTCCTCGAAGGAACAGTTGAGGCGGTTCAAGGAGCGGCAGGAAACGCCCTACAAGCAATACAAAATCACCCAGGAGGACTGGCGGAACCGGGCCAAGTGGGACGCCTACGAGGCGGCGGCCTTGGACACCTTTGAAAAGACCAGCACGAGCCAGGCGCCCTGGGTACTCGTGGAGGGCGAAGACAAGAACCACGCCCGGCTGAAAGTGCTGGACGAGGTGAATCGCCGCCTTTCGTTCCTGCGCAAGTGACTCTCCATAAAGGACGATCCGAGGGATCGATGCGGTGGGATCGATCCCGGTGCATTCTCTAGCCACTCTTCACTGAATCGGTTTTTCGGGACGGAAGTCGAGAGGCTTCCTGGCTTGCGCCGGCGAAGCCCAGGTGCTACTATTTTCAATTAGGTGGCACGCTTTCCGTGTACAGGGCGGAGGGGGGGAAAGAATGGAAGGACAAAAGACCAACCGGTCAGGCGAGGGCCTCGTCGTGGCTCTGGGGGTCCTGACGGGGGCATGGGTGCTCGCGGAGGATGCGCCGCTCCTTACCCAACTCCCTGAAGCTCTTCCAAAGGCAGGGTACCTGGGCTCCACCGAGGTGACAGTTCGCGCCAAACCCGTCGAGGAGAGCCTGGAGAGCACGGTCCAGGGCACCCTCCTCTCCGTGGTCTCGGAGGGACAGATCGAGGACCTCAACGCCCAGGACCTGGCGAGCGCCCTGCGGCGAATCCCGGGGCTCACCATCAGCCGGTACAACCCCATCGGCAGTTACGGAGGGGCAGACGGCGGAGCCATCTACATTCGCGGGCAGGGCGCGGGGCGCCCGGGCGGAGAAGTGGCCACCCTCGTGGACGGCGTTCCGGTCGTGGTCTCGGTGTGGACCCATCCCATTCTGGACCTGCTCAACACCGATGCGGCGGATTCCATAGAGGTATACAAGAGCCCGGAGCCCGTCTTGTTCGGAAACATGGCCTTTGGCGCCGTCAACCTGGTTCCCAAGCGCCCCGCCGAGGCGGCGAATGGCCAAGCGGTTCTCTTCGGAGGCTCCTATTCCCAGTTCGGCGTGAAGGCCGAAGAGGGCATCCCGCTGGGGCGGGGAGGGCTCTATCTGCAGGGAAGCGTCCTTCGAAGCGACGGCCACCGAAGGGACGCCGGGGGGCGGGTGGCCAGGGCTTACGGAAGAGGCGAGATGGAACTCGCGGACCACTGGCAGGTCTCCTTTCAAGTCCACCACACGGATTCCTGGGCCGAGGATCCAGGACGGGAGGAGGCCCCCAGGCCCCCCGTGACCCCTCGCTATCCGATCCGGAACACGCTCCTGCTCGGCACCTTGGAGAACCGCTTTGCCTGGGGAGACGGGTACGTGAAGGTCTACGACAACGACGGGATCGCCCGCTGGCTCCAGTGGGATTCGGGGGCAGGCCACGCCTTCGTGACGCGCACCGAATACGAGGGGTATGGCGTGAGGATTCGACAGAACTTCACACCCTGGTCCGGCGGGCGCATCACCCTGGGTCTGGATGACGACACCTTCGGCGGCCATTTCCAGGAACTGCGGCCGTACCCGACGCGTCCGAGCCCCCGGCGGCTCTTCCGGAACCGGGCTCCGTATCTCCTGGTGAGCCAAACCTTCGGAGAAACGCTCCAGGTCACCCCCTCGTTGGGAATCCGAGCCAACGACGCCCGCTACTTCGAAGACCAGACCGGCCGACAGTTCGGCCTCACGGCGGCCTGGAAAGGACTCGTCCTCCACGGGGGACACTCGCGCTCATTCAGCTACCCCGGCGTGTATGCCGCGATCATGTTCGGTCCCGCCTATCCGGATCGAAAGTGGACGGGCCTGAAGGCGGAAACCTTGACCCACACGGAGGTGGGAGTCGGATGGGACGCAGGAGGGGCGGCCTCGGCCGATCTGACTCTCTTTTCGGACAAGGTGGAAAACGCCCTCCGATTTGCTCCGCCCCCGCCCTTTCCGCCCGGCTTCGCCAACCTCGGAGCATACACGGTCAAGGGAGCCATGGGAGAGGTTCGGCTGGCCCCGTCGCCGCGGGTTGCCGTATTCTTGGGGGCATGCACGGCGAGCACGGGACGAGCGGAAATCCCCGAAACGCCCAAGTGGACCCTTTCGGGTGGCGTCACGGCGGTGGTGGGCGGCGGGACCCGGATCTCGGGGGACGCACAGTACGTGGGGGCCCGCAACGTGCTCAATCCGCGCTTTGCGCGCACCCAGGAATGGATCGGGGCCCATTTCCTGGTCAACGCGAGGATCGCCAGGTCCATCTGGGAGGGCCGCTCCGGCGCTTCGGGCGAAATCCACGTGGCCGGAGAAAACTTGCTCAACCGGGAGTACTCCTTCCGACCCGGCTACCCCATGGCGGGGATCAACGGCTCCGTCGGCCTGACGCTGCGCTGGTGAGGGGAGGGAAATAGCCGATGCACATCCCGGACGGATACTTGGGACCGGCCACGGCCCTCGCGACCTGGGGGATCATGGTGCCCGTCTGGGGATCGGCCCTGCGCCATCTTCGAAAGGGCCTGGAGGTGCGGCGAATCCCCCTCCTTTCCCTGGGCGCCGCCTTCTCGTTTCTCATCATGATGTTCAACATACCCATCCCCGGGGGAACCACCGGGCACGCCGTGGGCAGCGTGCTGGTGGCCCTCCTCCTGGGACCCTGGGCCGCCGTGATCTCCGTGTCCCTGGCCCTGGCTCTGCAGGCGCTCCTATTTGGGGACGGCGGGATCACGGCCCTGGGGGCGAACTGCTTGACCATGGCGGGCATCATGCCTCTCGCGGGTTGGGCGGCGTTTCGCCTGACGGGGGCGACGGCGCCTCCTGACTCGCGCCGTCGATACCTTGCGGCCGGCTTCGCCGCGTACGCGGGCTTGAACGCGGCGGCCCTCGCCACGGCAGGGCTCCTCGGCATCCAGCCCCTCCTGGCCAGCGACGCCTCGGGACGACCGTTGTACTGTCCATACGGGCTCGGCGTGGCCGTGCCCGTGATGGCCGCCGAACACCTTCTACTCTTCGGCTTCGTGGAGGCCATCGTAACCTCCGTGGCGCTGAAGTGGCTGGACAGGACGGAGCCCGGGTTAGCCCCCGGCCCGGCGGTCCCCGCCGCCCCCTATCGGAAGCTGTGGGGGTGGCTTCTGGTCCTGCTCGTCCTGACGCCGCTGGGCTTCCTCGTCCCCCGATGGGCAGGGGCCGCCGCGGCTTGGGGCGAGTGGTCGCCCGAGGAACTGATCGTCATGCTGGGATACGTTCCCGCCCGACTCGAACGATGGGCGGCCTTCTGGAGGGCCCCCGTGCCCGACTACGCGGAGGAGGCCGGTCCCTTGGGATATCTCCTCGCGGGAGCGCTGGGGATTGCAGTCCTTGGGGCCCTGTACGTGGGCTTGAAGACCGTCACGCGCGTGAGGGGCGACCGTGGCTGACGTGCCGGCCTGGCTTCTCGAAGGGGTTTCGGGCGCGGAGGGAGGTCGGGTCGAGGGACCCCTTCCGGGGCGGCCAAGGAGCAGGGGACTGAGGCGGGCCTTGCTTGCGCTGTCAAGGCTTTGGACCCACTTGGAGGACCCGCCGCCCTCGGGGCTGTTCGCCTTGGCCGATCGCGCGGGCCCTGCCTCGCTCGTGGCCACCGTTCTCATGGCGATCCTTGTGGTGGCCTTCGCTCGAACCCCCTTCCTGCTCGGTGTGCTTCTGGTGGTGCCGCTCGGGGGGCTTCTGGCCAGCGGCGGAGGGCGGGGCCGGCCGGCCGCGCTTGTGGCGGCCTCCGCCCTGTTCTCTTTGATCGTTGCCTTTCCTGCCCTTTTCGCATGGATTTCTCCCGGCCAGGCCCTGGTTCCACCCGGCGGTCCCACACAGGGTAAAACACCCCCCTGGGCCGTCACGGACACGGGGGTCTACCTTGCCGCACGGCTCGCGATGAGATCCACCGCGTCCGTCGCCTGGGTCGCGCTCATGGGACACCTTCTTCCCTTCGGAAAAATCCTCAAGGGCCTCGCCGCCTGGAGGGTTCCGTCCCTCCTGCTCGCCCTCCTGTCCATGGGCCACCGCTATCTTCAGGTCCTGTCCCAATGCGCCCAGGAGATGCACCTGGCCCGGCTCAGCCGCAGCCTTGCGGGTGGGGATTTGCGGGAGGAGCAGGCGTGGGTGGGCGCGGGCCTGGGCAGCCTCTACCGAAGGACGCGGCGCCTGGCGGAGGAGGTTACCCTCGCCATGGTCTCGCGGGGATGCACGGCGGAGGCCCCCCAGTTGGTCGGTGTGTCGCCGGTCGAACCGAAGGCGTTCTTCCTGCCCGCGGTCGCCGCAGGGGTGGGCCTTTTCTTGCTTTGGTTGGAGCGACAGTGAGCGACCTCTATAAGCCGCCGCTCTTTGAAATCCGGGGAGTGACCTTCGCCTACCCGGGGCGACCTCCGAGCCTGGAGGAGGTCTCCTTCACCGTGCGGAAGGGAGAGCGTGTGGCCCTTCTGGGCGCAAACGGGTCGGGCAAGACCACGCTCCTGCTCCTGCTCGACGGACTTTACTTTCCCCAGGGGGGCCGGATCGACTTCGAAGGGAATCCCATCGAGGCCCATTCTCTCGAAGACGGAGAGGCCGTCCGCCACTTCCGGAGGCGCGTCGGCCTCCTTTTTCAAAACCCGGATGCCCAGCTTTTCAGCCCTTCCGTGAGGGAGGAACTTTTGTTCGCCCCGAGGCAGTTGGGCCTCCCGAGCGAGGAAGCCGAGGAACGGGTGGAAACCGTATTGAATTTGATGGAAATCTCGGACTTGCGGGACCGCCCGCCCCAGAGCCTCAGCGCGGGGGAAAAGAAGCGAGTGGCTCTGGCTTCCCTGCTCACGGCGGGCCCCTCCGTGCTTCTCCTGGACGAGCCGACGGCCGGGCTTGACCCGCGAAGCCAGTCCCGCCTTCTCGATATCCTGGAACAGCTCCACGGGGCGGGCCTCACCCTGATCACGGCCACGCACGAGCTTCTCCTGCTGCCGCACCTGGCGGACCGTGCGGTGGTGTTGTCGCCGGGGCACCGGCTGCTCGCCGAGGCCCCGGCGGATGAAGTTCTGTCGGACCTCGCGCTGCTGGACCGCGCCAACTTGATTCACATTCACTCCCACCGGCATGGAGACGTGCTCCACCGCCACCCTCACCTTCACTGGGCCGGCCATCACCATGAGGAGCCATGAGGCGCGGCCCCGCCCTGTCCGAAGACCGTTCGGGAGTCTGCTTGAAAACGGCGGCCCGGGAACCCATATTACGGAGGCCGCGGGCGCAGGGCCCAAGCCACATGCCCCAGGGAGGCCCGCGGCGGGCGGTGGTCGCCGTTGATCCACCTTGGAAAGGAGTCGCCCTTGGCTCGACGCACCGAAAGTCTCGCCCGCCTCAAAGTGGAATCCCTGGAACTGTCCCGAGTCGGCATCCGCCGGACCCGCCGCTAGGATCGCGGGGGAACGGCGGATTCGCCCTGCTCAAGGCGGAATGCCCGCCACGTCGGACTGTAGGACCGGAGGCGAGCCCTCCGCGTGGAGTTGGTTTGGGACCGTCCCGGGGAACCCGGTTCCGGAGGGGAGGGTCTGTCTCGAGCGATTCGGGAGACGCCCCTGCGGCCGGCTTGACCTACCCGTATGGATTCGCTATAATTACCCGCCTGGTGGGGCTATGGCGCAGCTGGGAGCGCGCTTGAATGGCATTCAAGAGGTCGGGGGTTCGATCCCCCCTAGCTCCACCAAAAACACCCCCCGCCCCTGCGCGGCGGGCGACCCGGCGCCGGAGAGCAATCTCCGGCGTTTTTCATAGTTAGACTAGGACCGTTGGGCGTCGCGCGTCCGGCGACGAACCCCGGGGAGGCGAGCGGGAGTGGGCATCCGGTGGGTGGCGCAATCCGGGATGGAGGGCCGCCGGGCCGAAATCGCCTTGCGGTTCGGTCTCTCCCGAACGGCCGCTCTCCTTCTGGCCGTGCGCTTTCCCGATGACGAAGGGATCGAGGAGTATCTGGACCCCTCCCGGGTCGAATGGCCTTCCCCCCTTCGCATTCCCCACTTGAGTGAAGCGGCGGACCGCGTGGTCCGCGCCGTCCGGGCTGGGGAGAAGATCTTCATCCACGGGGACTACGACGTGGACGGCCTCATGGGGGCCGCCGTCTTGACGGGCGCGCTTCGGACCCTGGGGGCCTCGCCCGACGTGTACATCCCCTCGCGATTCGAAGGCGGCTACGGCCTCTCTGAGTCCAGTGTGTCCGCCGCCCTCTCGGGCTCGGCATCCTTGGTCCTCACGACGGACTGCGGCACGAACGCCAGGGAGGCGGGGGCGGATCTCGCCAGGCACGGCGTGGACCTCGTGGTGACGGACCACCACGTGCCTTCCCCGGACCAGCAACCCCCGGGATGGATCGTCAATCCCCACATGGAGCCGGACCACCCGGACCGGGCCCTCTGCGGCACCCTGGTGGCCCTCCAGCTCGTGCGTCGCGTGGGGGACCTCCTGGGGCGCCCCCTGAGCCTCGAACCCTTCGTGAGACTCGGCGCCATCGCCACCGTGGCCGACGTCAGCCCCCTGACGCCCCTCAACCGCCGGGTGTGTCGGGAAGGGTTTGCGGCCCTCGCCACCACGCCCAACCTGGCCCTCGCGAGGATGTTCAAGGCCGCCGGGGCGAACGGGCGAATCATGGGCCACCACATCGCCTTTCATATCGCCCCGCGCCTCAACGCCGCGGGGCGAATCGAGGACGCACGCCTCGTGCTCGACCTTCTATTGGAGAGGGACGCGGCGCGAGCCGCGGCCCTGTCCGGACGTCTCGAGGGCCTCAACCGGAAGAGGCGGGCGCTTCAGGCCGCCGCCTACGACGACGCCTCGGCGAGGGTGCGGGAGAACCCCGAAGGGCCCGTCCTGTTCGTGGCATCGGGGCGGTGGCACCGCGGCGTGCTTGGACCCGTCGCGGCCAGGCTGGCGGAGTCCTTCCGGAAAAGCGCCTTCGTCGTGTCGGTAGAAGGGGGGATCGGAACCGGATCCGCCCGTTCGTGGGGAGGCGAAAACGTAGTGGCCCTGTTGGAACGCTGTTCGGACCTCCTTCTGCGGTACGGGGGCCACGGCGGAGCGGCCGGGTTCAGCGTGGAGGCCGACAAGATCCCCGCCCTGGAGAAGAGAGTTCAGGCCGAGGCCGCCGAGCGGTCTCCCGACGCGCCCGCGCCGGTCGCGTACATCCCGATCCTCCCCGACGACGTCCCGGGGCTCTGGGACGCGTGGGAGGTCATGGACCCCTTTGGGCCGCTGAACGACGAGCCGACGGTCGGAATCGAAGGGCTCTACGCGAAGGGATGCCGCGTGCTCAACGGGAAGCACCTCATGTGGGAAGCGGAGGCGGGTGGAGGCCAGCGGCTCACCGTGATCGCCTGGGACGGGTTGGGCCGAGGGCTGAGCCCGTCCTCCCTCACGCCCTCGGCGCTGGTCATCGGCAAGCCGGCGCCCGAGCAGCGGCCCGTGGCGCTGCCTTTTTACTTGAACCTGCTCGACATCTGCTGATTGGGGTGGCGTGCCCCACTTTCCGGGGGCGCGAGGAACGCCCCTTCCTGCGCCCGATGGGCATGGGATAGACTCCACCTCTTGTCTACGAGAGGAACGAACATGCCGAAATGGGTCTTTTTCTTCGGAAACGGGAAGGCGGAGGGGCACGGGAAACAGAAGGAACTTCTTGGTGGAAAGGGCGCCGGGCTGGCGGAGATGACGAATCTGGGCATCCCCGTCCCGCCGGGGTTCACCATCACCACCGAGGTGTGCACCTATTTCTACGCCAACGGCCGCACCTATCCGGCCGACCTTCGAGCGCAAGTGGACGAGGCCCTCGCCGGCGTCGAGGCCATCATGGGACGGACCTTCGGGGACCCCTCCAACCCGCTCCTGTTCTCGGTCCGATCCGGTGCCCGAGCCAGCATGCCGGGCATGATGGACACGGTCCTCAACCTGGGTCTCAACGACGCAACCGTGGAAGGCCTGGCGGCCCGGACGGGCAACCCCCGCTTCGCCTGGGATTCCTATCGCCGCTTCGTCGCCATGTACGGGGACGTGGTCCTGGGCCTCAAGCCGGTGGACAAGAAGGAAGAGGACCCCTTCGAGGTGATCCTCGAACGGGTCAAACACGAGGTCGGCGCGCGGTTCGACACGGACCTCGGGGCGGATGACCTGCGGCGCCTCGTGGCCCTATTCAAGGGCGAGATCAAGGCTCGGCTCGGCCTTGAGTTCCCGGAGGATCCGCGGGAACAGCTGTGGGGCGCCATCGGGGCGGTTTTCGGCTCGTGGATGAATGACCGGGCCATCGCGTACCGGAAGCTGTATGACATCCCCGGTGATTGGGGCACGGCCGTCAACGTCCAGACCATGGTCTTCGGCAACCTAGGGGAGACCTCCGGAACGGGCGTGGGCTTTACGCGGGACCCGGCCCTGGGGGAGAACCGGATGTACGGCGAGTTCCTCATGAACGCCCAGGGCGAGGACGTGGTGGCGGGCATCCGCACGCCCAGGCCCATCGCGGAGCTCGAGCAGGTTCTCCCCCAGGCGTTCAACCAGCTCGTGGGCATCCGGAACACCATCGAAAGGCACTTCCGGGACATGCAGGACTTTGAGTTCACGATCGAGGAGGGGCGGCTCTGGATGCTCCAGACCCGCACGGGAAAGCGCCACCCGTTCGCGGCGGCTCGGATGGCGGTGGACATGGAGGCCGAGGGCCTCATCTCGGAAAAGGAGGCCGTGCTCCGGCCCGAGGCGGACGGCATCGCCGCCTTCCTGTCGCCCATTTTCGACGCCGGCGCGAAGCTCCAGGCCGTCCGGGAGAAGCGGGTTGTGGCCAAGGGGCTCCCGGCGGGTCCTGGCGGAGCGTCGGGAAGGGTCGTATTCAACGCCGTGGACGCCGAAGTGTGGGCCCGGCGGGGCGAGAAGGTCCTCCTGGTGAGGAAGTTCACGAGCCCCGAGGACATCCGGGGCATGAACGCCGCCCAGGGGATTCTGACGGCCATGGGCGGCATGACCTCCCACGCGGCCCTGGTGGCCCGTCAGATGGGAAAGGTGTGCATCGTAGGCTGCGGAGCCCTCGACATCGACTACGCCAAAGGGGAGATGCGGGTGGGGGAGAACGTGGTCCGCGAGGGGGATTGGCTCTCCATCGACGGGTTCACGGCGGAGGTGATCCTGGGCCAGCTCCCCACGCGCCCCAGCGAGGTGTTGCAGGTCATTTCCGGCGAACTGAGGCCCGAGGAGAGCCGCAACTTTCAGCAATTCGACCGGCTCATGGCCTGGGCGGACAAGTACCGGCGCCTCGAGGTCTGGACCAACGCCGACACGCCCGGACAGGCCGCCACGGCCGTCAAGCTGGGGGCGCAGGGTATCGGATTGTGCCGCACGGAACACATGTTCTTCGAAGGGGACCGGATTCATTACGTTCGAAGGATGATCCTCTCCGAATCCAAGGAGGACCGCCAGAAGGCCCTGGCTCACCTCTTTCCCATGCAGAAGGAGGACTTCGCCGGCATTTTCCGGGCCATGAACGGCCGGCCGGTCACGGTCCGTCTTTTGGATCCTCCTCTTCATGAATTTCTTCCGTCTCGCGAGGCGTTAAAGCCGGAAGTCTTCGCCCAAAAGGTGAAGGCTGTCGCCGACGAATTGGGCGTCTCCCCCGAGGAGATCGAGGACCGAATCGAAGGCCTGCACGAGAACAATCCCATGCTGGGCCACCGCGGCTGCCGGCTGGGCGTGACCTATCCGGAAATCTACGAGATGCAGATCCGGGCCATCCTCGAGGCCGCCTGCGAGGTGGCCAAGGAGGGCCTTCCCGTCCGGCCCGAGGTCATGATCCCCATCGTGGCCACCGCCGAGGAAATGAGAATCTTCGAGGCCATGACGCGGCGGATCGCCAAGGAGGTCTTCAAGAGGGCGGGCGCCAAAGTGCACTACCTCGTCGGAACCATGATCGAGTTGCCCCGCGCGTGCGTGGCGGCCGGCGCCATCGCCAAACACGCCGAGTTCTTCTCCTTCGGCACCAACGACCTCACGCAGACGGCCTGCGGGATCTCCCGGGACGACGTCCGCGGATTCCTTGGCCAATATGTGGAGCAGGAGATTTACCCGGTGGACCCCTTCCAGCGCATCGATCGGGAGGGGGTGGGCGAACTCATGAAGATCGCCGTAAAGGGCGGGCGGCGGAGCCGTCGCAAGCTGCAGATCGGCATCTGCGGCGAGCACGGGGGAGAACCGAACTCCGTCGAGTTTTGCCACGCCATCGGCCTCAATTACGTTTCCTGCTCCCCCTTCCGAGTGCCCGTGGCGCGCCTTGCGGCCGCCCAGGCGGCGCTCAAGGACTAGCCGAAGGGCGGGGTCGCTGGCGCCCGCGTCACGATCCGGTTTCAGTTGGTTCAGACTCGCGAGGATCCCCCCGAAAGGGGGGATTCCTGGTTCATGGCGACTCCGCTATCATGGAATGGCGGCACGATAGGGGGGGGGACATGAACGACCAGAACCCAAGCGCCACGCCGTGCGTGAATCCAGCCACCGGTGAGGTCTTCGCGCGGTCTCCGTTGCACTCCCTGGAGGACCTCCGGGCCGCCATGGAGGCGGCGCGGCAGGCCCAGCCCGGATGGGCGGCGCTCCCTCCGAAGGAACGGGCCCGGCGCGTCCTTCCCATCCGGGACCGCCTCGTTTCTCGTGCCGACGAACTGGCCCGGGTCTTGGCGCGCGACAACGGCAAGACCCTGACCGATGCCCTCGCCACCGAGATCCTGCCCGCCGCCATCTCGGTGACCTACTACGCGCGGATGGCGCCTCGTTTTCTGCGCCCCCGGAGGACGGGGACGGCCACCTGGCTTCTTGCCAACAAGCGTTCGGTCGTCCAGAGGGTCCCGTGGGGGGTGGTGGGGATCATTTCGCCGTGGAACTATCCCTTCGGCATTCCCTTCCACGAGGTCGTCATGGCTCTCCTGGCGGGGAACGCCGTCCTGTTGAAAACGGCGTCCGAGACCCAGGCGGTGGGCGTGGCTCTGGCGGAGGTCATCGGCGCGGCGGACCTTCCGAAGGGCCTCTTCTCCTTCCTCAACCTGCCCGGTCGAGTGGCGGGTCCAGCCTTCCTGGAGACGGGCGTGGACAAGCTGTTCTTCACCGGCAGCGTCCCCGTGGGGAAGGCCCTCATGGCCAAGGCCGCCGAAACCCTGACGCCCTTGTCCCTGGAATTGGGCGGGAACGACCCCATGCTCGTCTGCGAGGACGCGGATGTGGACCGGGCCGCCGCCGGCGCCGTCTGGGCGGGGATGCAGAACGCCGGGCAGTCCTGCGGCGGCGTGGAGCGGATCTACGTCCACGAGAAGGTGTACTCGGCCTTTCTCCAGGCCCTCAAGGCGCGGGTGGAAGCGCTCCGGGTGGGTCCCGGGGAAGGCTTCGAGAACGACATGGGCGCCATGACGACGGCCAAGCAGCTGGAGACCGTCCGGGAGCACGTTCGGGACGCCCTGGCCAAAGGCGCCGTTCTGCACGCCCAATCCTCCGCCCCCGAAGGCGGCCCCGGCCTTTTCCATCCCGCCGTGGTCCTCGCCGAGGTCAACCACGACATGGTCACCATGCGGGAGGAGACCTTCGGTCCCGTGGTGGGGGTCATGAAGGTGAAGGACATGGAGGAGGCCGTGGCCCTGGCCAACGATTCGAACCTCGGCCTCACGGCCTCCGTCTGGAGCCGCAACCGGAAGAGGGCCAAGACCCTCGCGTCCCGCCTTCACGCAGGCGCCGTCACGATCAACGACCACCTCATGAGCCACGGCCTGCCCGAAACGCCCTGGGGCGGATTCAAGCAGTCGAGCCTGGGCCGGACCCACGGCCAAATCGGCTTCGACGAGATGACCCAGCCCCGCGTCGTCGTGGACGACCTCCTCGGCTTCGCCGCTCGGGACCTCTGGTGGCACCCCCATGGCCGGGAGGTCTACGAAGGCCTCAAGGGGCTGGTGTTGGGCCTCTACGCCCGATCCTTCGGCACGCGCCTCGGCGGGTGGCTCAAGGCCCTTCGGATCCTTCCCCGCATGTTCCGCCGAAGCGGCTGAACCCAAACAGAAGGCCCGTTCAACAAGGCGCGGAGGACCCGCATAGGGCCCTCCGCACGTGTTTCTCCCCGCCGCCGTTGGGGGGGGTACGCCGCTACCACGGTCCCTCGGCGGGGCAAAGGTGATTGTACGCGGCCACCTCGTAGTACCAGACCGTGTATCCCGGCGGCGGGTCCTCACCGGAGGTGTCGATCCACTGCTTGTTGGCCGTCGCCTCGTCCATGTCCACCACGTCCGAGGCCACCCGCGTCCACTGGTTGTGGGCCAGGGCCACATCGTGGGTCCGGTAGATGTTGTAGCCCGTGACCTGGTCGGCCTGGTTAGGATCCATGAAATTCAGGATCGGATAGTCGTTCCCGTCCGTCGTGAGCGTTACGCTGTAAATGAACACGGTCTCGTCGGGCGGATCGCACAAAGCGCCGTCCACCATTCCGCAGTCCCACCGGGTGCAGTCCTCCCCACTGGTCAAGGTGATGAAGTCCGTCTGGCCCGTCGTCGTGTCGGCGTCGCTGTCGTACCCGTCGTCGGCGCCCTGGTCCTTGGGGCTGAACGCATAATCGGGAGAAGGCAGGAAGAACTTGACGAAATAAGTGGATCCGTAAGCGAGCCCGTTGAAACGGTAAAGGCCGTCGGGATCCGTCACCACTTCCTGGAGCCACTGGTACGAGTCGTTGTAGAGCTTGACGACAATGCCCGGCAGGCCCGGCTCGCCCGCGTCGCGCACGCCATCGGCATCGTCGTCCCGCCAGACCTGGTTGCCGATGGCGATGGGCTCCACCGCCGTCACCTGGGTCGCCGCGTTGTCCGAAAGGTCCGGGTCGCCCTCCGCGAGGCTGACGGCGGCGGACACCGAGGCCGTTCCCACCCCCGAGGTCTGGAACACGGCGATCAGGGATGTCGTGGCGCCTCCACCGAAGTCTCCCAGGGAAGCGTGGAGTTCGCCCGGCGCCCCCTCGGTCCAACGGGGGTCGCTGGCGCCTGCGTCGAAGGTCAGGGACGCCGACCCGGTCGTTGCCAGGGTCGTGTCGAGGCTCACGGCCGTGGCGCCTCCCGCCGTCTCGTTGGCCAGCTCGAACGTGTAGGTCACGGGCCGCGTGGTGAGTACCGGCTCGGGGGAGTCGGAGAGCTGAAGGGAGAGATCGGGGAGCGCCGTGGTGAAGGAGAATACGGGCGATTCTGAGGTCCCGCAAGGGTTGTGGGCCACGACCTTCCAGTAATAGGTCGTCCCCGAAACGAGTGCCATCGCCTTGGAAGAGGCCTTGATTCCCGAATTCACCATCGTCACAGGAGGATTGACTG
Protein-coding regions in this window:
- a CDS encoding aldehyde dehydrogenase family protein; amino-acid sequence: MNDQNPSATPCVNPATGEVFARSPLHSLEDLRAAMEAARQAQPGWAALPPKERARRVLPIRDRLVSRADELARVLARDNGKTLTDALATEILPAAISVTYYARMAPRFLRPRRTGTATWLLANKRSVVQRVPWGVVGIISPWNYPFGIPFHEVVMALLAGNAVLLKTASETQAVGVALAEVIGAADLPKGLFSFLNLPGRVAGPAFLETGVDKLFFTGSVPVGKALMAKAAETLTPLSLELGGNDPMLVCEDADVDRAAAGAVWAGMQNAGQSCGGVERIYVHEKVYSAFLQALKARVEALRVGPGEGFENDMGAMTTAKQLETVREHVRDALAKGAVLHAQSSAPEGGPGLFHPAVVLAEVNHDMVTMREETFGPVVGVMKVKDMEEAVALANDSNLGLTASVWSRNRKRAKTLASRLHAGAVTINDHLMSHGLPETPWGGFKQSSLGRTHGQIGFDEMTQPRVVVDDLLGFAARDLWWHPHGREVYEGLKGLVLGLYARSFGTRLGGWLKALRILPRMFRRSG